A single genomic interval of Methylobacterium bullatum harbors:
- the atpG_2 gene encoding ATP synthase subunit b' gives MAQPAHPTATHEGIMASPASEHGGGFPPFESHTFLSQLIWLALAFGLLYYLMDKVALPRIQAILHDRATRLSSDLDEAQRMKSEAEAAGAAYEKSLADAQAKARTIAAETRAALSSEAEARRKTLEAELNDRIAASEATIRTRTAEAMGSVRSIAGETASAIVERLTGTAPDQASLDTALNRVAIPH, from the coding sequence ATGGCTCAGCCGGCCCATCCGACCGCAACCCATGAAGGCATCATGGCATCGCCCGCGTCCGAACATGGCGGTGGCTTTCCGCCCTTCGAGAGCCATACCTTTCTCTCGCAGCTGATCTGGCTCGCGCTGGCCTTCGGCCTGCTCTACTACCTGATGGACAAGGTGGCCCTGCCCCGCATTCAGGCGATCCTGCATGACCGCGCCACGCGCCTCTCGTCCGATCTCGACGAGGCCCAGCGCATGAAGTCCGAGGCCGAGGCAGCCGGCGCCGCCTACGAGAAGTCCCTGGCCGACGCCCAGGCCAAGGCCCGCACCATTGCCGCCGAGACCCGCGCTGCCCTGAGCTCCGAGGCTGAAGCCCGTCGCAAGACGCTCGAGGCCGAGCTCAACGACAGGATCGCCGCCTCCGAAGCCACGATCCGCACCCGCACCGCCGAAGCCATGGGCAGCGTTCGTTCCATCGCCGGCGAAACGGCCTCCGCCATCGTCGAGCGCCTCACCGGGACGGCTCCCGACCAAGCCAGCCTCGATACCGCACTGAACCGCGTCGCCATCCCGCACTGA
- the atpF gene encoding ATP synthase subunit b: MLLDAEFWVAVAFVLFMGVVWKVGGFAQITKALDTRGRRVRSELDEARRLREEAATVLADYKKRRSQAESEAEAIVAGAREEAQRIADEGHARLNEFIARRTKSAETKIAQAEVQATAQVRAAAADAAVKVSEVVLRERMQGDAALSLVRSSLDEVKGRLRA, translated from the coding sequence ATGTTGTTGGATGCCGAGTTCTGGGTCGCCGTCGCCTTCGTCCTGTTCATGGGCGTCGTGTGGAAGGTCGGCGGCTTCGCTCAGATTACCAAGGCCCTCGACACCCGCGGCCGCCGCGTTCGCTCCGAACTCGATGAGGCGCGCCGCCTGCGCGAGGAGGCCGCCACGGTGCTGGCCGACTACAAGAAGCGCCGCAGCCAGGCTGAGTCCGAAGCCGAAGCTATTGTCGCCGGAGCTCGCGAAGAGGCCCAGCGCATCGCCGACGAGGGCCACGCCCGTCTGAACGAGTTCATCGCCCGTCGCACCAAGTCGGCCGAGACCAAGATTGCCCAGGCCGAGGTCCAGGCCACCGCCCAGGTCCGCGCCGCCGCTGCCGATGCGGCCGTGAAGGTGTCCGAGGTGGTGCTCCGCGAGCGCATGCAGGGCGACGCCGCCCTATCGCTGGTCCGCTCCAGTCTCGATGAGGTCAAGGGCCGTCTCCGGGCCTGA
- the yadH gene encoding Inner membrane transport permease YadH encodes MNPLSMNWPAVGAIYRFEMARFWRTGLQSIVAPVIATSLYFVVFGAAIGSRMASVDGVAYGAFIVPGLIMLSLLTQSIANASFGIYFPRFAGTIYEILSAPVSPFEIVLGYVGAAASKSILIGLIILATAALFVPLRIEHPLWMVAFLLLTAVTFSLFGFLIGLWADGFEKLQLVPLLVVTPLTFLGGSFYSIEMLPPFWRAVSLVNPVVYLISGFRWSFFGTSDVSVEISIAMTLVFLALCLGSVTWIFRTGYRLKS; translated from the coding sequence ATGAATCCGTTGTCGATGAACTGGCCGGCCGTCGGTGCGATCTACCGCTTCGAGATGGCCCGGTTCTGGCGCACGGGGCTGCAGAGCATCGTCGCGCCGGTCATCGCCACATCGCTCTACTTCGTGGTCTTCGGCGCGGCGATCGGGTCGCGTATGGCCTCGGTGGATGGCGTCGCTTACGGCGCCTTCATCGTGCCGGGGCTGATCATGCTCTCGCTCCTGACTCAGAGCATCGCCAACGCCTCGTTCGGCATCTACTTCCCGCGCTTTGCCGGCACGATCTACGAGATCCTGTCGGCGCCGGTCTCTCCCTTCGAGATCGTGCTCGGCTATGTCGGCGCGGCCGCCTCGAAGTCCATCCTGATCGGGCTGATCATCCTCGCCACCGCTGCCCTGTTCGTCCCCTTGCGAATCGAGCATCCGCTCTGGATGGTGGCGTTCCTGCTCCTCACGGCGGTGACGTTCAGCCTGTTCGGCTTCCTCATCGGCCTCTGGGCCGACGGATTCGAGAAGCTCCAACTCGTGCCGCTCCTGGTGGTGACGCCCCTCACCTTCCTCGGCGGCAGCTTCTATTCCATCGAGATGCTGCCACCGTTCTGGCGGGCGGTGAGCCTCGTGAACCCGGTCGTCTACCTCATCAGCGGTTTCCGCTGGAGCTTCTTCGGGACCTCCGACGTGAGTGTCGAGATCAGCATCGCGATGACCCTGGTCTTCCTCGCCCTCTGCCTCGGCAGCGTGACGTGGATCTTTCGCACCGGCTATCGGCTGAAGAGCTGA
- the drrA gene encoding Daunorubicin/doxorubicin resistance ATP-binding protein DrrA, which translates to MPPIISISGLSKVYASGLHALKNIHLDIEQGEIFALLGPNGAGKTTLISVVCGLVRASSGTVTVDGHDIGADYREARRAIGLVPQELTTDAFETVWDTTCFSRGLFGMRPNPAHIERVLRDLSLWDKKDSRIMTLSGGMKRRVLIAKALSHEPRILFLDEPTAGVDVELRQDMWRLVRKLRDQGVTIILTTHYIDEAEEMADRVGVIRKGEIILVEEKAELMRKLGKKQLTLQLQSPLRALPDELAPHGLALSADGQELVYTYDTKSERTGITTLLTDLAAAGIPFRDLSTSQSSLEDIFVDLVREQA; encoded by the coding sequence ATGCCGCCGATCATCTCCATCTCGGGCCTGTCGAAGGTCTACGCCTCTGGCCTCCATGCCCTCAAGAATATCCACCTCGACATCGAACAGGGTGAGATCTTCGCCCTGCTCGGTCCTAACGGCGCCGGTAAGACGACGCTGATCAGCGTCGTCTGCGGCCTCGTCCGTGCAAGCTCCGGTACCGTCACGGTGGATGGCCACGACATCGGAGCGGATTACCGCGAGGCGCGCAGGGCCATCGGCCTCGTGCCGCAGGAGCTCACCACCGACGCATTCGAGACCGTTTGGGACACGACGTGCTTCAGTCGTGGCCTGTTCGGCATGAGACCCAACCCCGCCCATATCGAACGGGTGCTGCGCGACCTGTCCCTGTGGGACAAGAAGGACAGCCGGATCATGACCCTGTCCGGGGGCATGAAGCGGCGCGTGCTCATCGCCAAGGCGCTCAGTCACGAACCTCGCATCCTGTTCCTCGACGAGCCGACGGCCGGTGTCGACGTGGAACTGCGCCAGGACATGTGGCGGCTGGTACGCAAGCTCCGCGATCAGGGCGTCACGATCATCCTCACCACGCATTACATCGACGAGGCCGAGGAAATGGCCGACCGTGTCGGTGTGATCCGGAAGGGCGAGATCATCCTGGTGGAGGAGAAGGCCGAACTGATGCGCAAGCTCGGCAAGAAGCAACTGACGCTGCAATTGCAGAGCCCCCTCCGCGCCCTGCCGGACGAGTTGGCTCCGCACGGCCTGGCCCTGTCGGCGGATGGGCAGGAGCTCGTCTACACCTACGACACCAAGAGCGAGCGCACCGGAATCACCACGCTCCTCACCGACCTCGCCGCCGCCGGCATCCCCTTCCGCGATCTCTCCACCAGCCAGAGTTCGCTCGAGGACATCTTCGTGGATCTCGTGAGAGAGCAGGCATGA
- the cpo_1 gene encoding Non-heme chloroperoxidase — protein sequence MQTFDSDGTTIAYIDVPAKGGSGDPIVLIHGFASNHSVNWVNTLWVKTLSEAGRRVVALDNRGHGESEKLYDPEAYGSDIMAQDARRLLDHLGIARADIMGYSMGARIAAYLALDEPARVRSVLLGGLGLHLVEGKGLPNGIAEALEAPPGEKAPNLTAAAFRTFAEQTKSDLKALAACMRGSRKTLSREEVSQIEAPTLVTVGTLDTVAGSAPALAALMPNARSLELPNRDHSTAVGDKQHRQGVLAFLDGRP from the coding sequence ATGCAGACCTTCGATTCCGACGGGACCACCATCGCCTATATCGACGTGCCGGCGAAGGGCGGCAGCGGCGATCCGATCGTGCTGATCCACGGCTTCGCCTCGAACCATTCCGTGAATTGGGTCAACACGCTCTGGGTGAAAACCCTGTCCGAGGCGGGGCGCCGGGTCGTCGCCCTCGACAATCGCGGGCATGGCGAGAGCGAAAAGCTCTACGATCCAGAGGCTTACGGCTCCGACATCATGGCGCAGGACGCGCGGCGGCTGCTGGACCATCTCGGAATCGCCCGCGCCGACATCATGGGGTATTCCATGGGCGCGCGGATAGCGGCCTACCTCGCCCTCGATGAGCCGGCGCGGGTACGTTCGGTGCTTCTCGGCGGTCTCGGATTGCATCTGGTGGAGGGCAAAGGACTGCCGAACGGGATCGCCGAGGCCCTGGAAGCCCCCCCCGGCGAGAAGGCGCCCAATCTCACCGCCGCCGCTTTCCGCACCTTCGCCGAGCAGACGAAGAGCGATCTCAAAGCGCTGGCCGCCTGCATGCGCGGCTCGCGCAAGACATTGTCGCGGGAAGAGGTCTCGCAGATCGAGGCGCCGACCCTTGTCACGGTGGGCACGCTCGACACGGTTGCCGGCTCGGCCCCGGCGCTGGCTGCCCTCATGCCCAATGCCAGGAGCCTGGAACTTCCCAACCGCGATCACAGCACGGCGGTGGGCGACAAGCAGCACCGGCAGGGCGTCCTGGCCTTCCTCGACGGGCGACCCTGA
- the atpB gene encoding ATP synthase subunit a: MAVKMDPIHQFELKPLVSFGHIGNQEIAFTQSALYMFAAVGIIALITIVATAQRSVVPGRMQSMAEVFYEFIGSTLRQSAGHGSERFMPLIFSLFMFVLVLNMFGMIPYAFAVTSHIIVTFALALLVITTVIVYGFMAHGTKFLKVFVPSGVPGWLMPMIVAIEIVSFVSRPISLAVRLFANVLAGHIALKIFAGFVPALLAAGAWGAISPLPLALSVAVTALEFLVAGLQAYVFATLASIYLSDALHPGH, from the coding sequence ATGGCCGTAAAGATGGATCCGATCCACCAGTTCGAGCTCAAGCCGCTCGTATCCTTCGGTCATATCGGCAATCAGGAAATCGCGTTCACCCAGTCGGCGCTGTACATGTTTGCCGCTGTCGGGATCATCGCGCTGATCACGATCGTGGCGACGGCGCAACGCTCGGTGGTGCCGGGCCGCATGCAGTCCATGGCCGAGGTGTTCTACGAGTTCATCGGATCGACCCTCCGTCAATCGGCCGGGCACGGGTCCGAGCGGTTCATGCCGCTGATCTTCTCGCTGTTCATGTTCGTCCTCGTCCTGAACATGTTCGGCATGATCCCCTATGCGTTCGCCGTGACAAGCCACATCATCGTGACTTTCGCGCTGGCGCTCCTCGTGATCACCACCGTCATCGTCTACGGCTTCATGGCCCACGGCACGAAGTTCCTGAAGGTGTTCGTGCCCTCGGGTGTGCCGGGCTGGCTGATGCCGATGATCGTCGCCATCGAGATCGTCTCCTTCGTCTCGCGGCCGATCAGCCTCGCGGTGCGTCTCTTCGCCAACGTGCTCGCCGGCCACATCGCCCTCAAGATCTTCGCGGGCTTCGTTCCGGCGCTCCTCGCCGCAGGCGCCTGGGGTGCGATCTCGCCGCTGCCGCTGGCTCTCAGCGTCGCTGTGACGGCCCTCGAGTTCCTCGTCGCCGGTCTGCAGGCCTACGTCTTCGCGACGCTCGCCTCGATCTACCTCAGCGACGCCCTCCACCCCGGCCACTAG
- the bdbD_2 gene encoding Disulfide bond formation protein D, whose amino-acid sequence MITRRDTLKLTGMAIGAAALLPRLTLDAFAQDANLASLMEPGPLGDVWLGPKDAKVTIIEYASMTCSHCAAFHKNTWPALKERYIDTGKVRFTLREFPLDPLATAAFMLARCDGDAKYYPITDLLFDQQQGWAYVQKPQSPVDALEQMLRQAGFSKEKFETCLKDQKLYAAVNAVKQKGLDTFKVDSTPTFFINGERFKGEMTIDGMEKVIKPILGA is encoded by the coding sequence ATGATCACCCGTCGCGACACCTTGAAACTCACCGGCATGGCGATCGGCGCGGCCGCGCTCCTGCCCCGGCTGACCCTCGACGCCTTCGCCCAGGATGCGAACCTCGCTTCCCTGATGGAGCCGGGCCCCCTCGGCGACGTCTGGCTGGGGCCGAAGGACGCCAAGGTGACGATCATCGAATATGCTTCGATGACCTGCTCCCACTGCGCCGCGTTCCACAAGAACACGTGGCCGGCGTTGAAGGAGCGCTACATCGACACCGGCAAGGTGCGCTTTACCTTGCGGGAATTCCCCCTCGATCCGCTGGCGACCGCAGCCTTCATGCTGGCCCGCTGCGATGGCGACGCGAAATACTATCCCATCACCGATCTGCTGTTCGACCAGCAGCAGGGCTGGGCCTACGTGCAGAAGCCGCAATCGCCGGTGGATGCCCTGGAGCAGATGTTGCGGCAGGCCGGATTCTCCAAGGAGAAATTCGAGACCTGTCTCAAGGATCAGAAGCTCTACGCCGCCGTGAACGCGGTGAAGCAGAAGGGGCTCGACACCTTCAAGGTCGACTCGACGCCCACCTTCTTCATCAACGGTGAGCGCTTCAAGGGCGAGATGACGATCGACGGCATGGAAAAGGTCATCAAGCCGATTCTGGGCGCCTGA
- the atpE gene encoding ATP synthase subunit c: MDPLAAKYIGAGLACLGMAGAAIGLGNLFGQFYAGALRNPSAADGQRGNLLLGFALTEALGIFSLLVALLLLFAV, translated from the coding sequence ATGGATCCCTTAGCCGCTAAGTACATCGGTGCCGGCCTCGCCTGCCTCGGAATGGCGGGCGCCGCCATCGGCCTCGGCAATCTCTTCGGCCAGTTCTACGCCGGTGCCCTTCGCAACCCGTCGGCCGCTGACGGCCAGCGCGGCAACCTGCTCCTCGGCTTCGCGCTGACGGAAGCGCTCGGCATCTTCTCGCTGCTCGTCGCGCTGCTCCTCCTGTTCGCCGTCTAA